Genomic DNA from Paenibacillus donghaensis:
TTGGTCCCTACCTCACCAAGACCTCCATTCAGCCAATAAATATCGGACACTCTTGTGAAATTATTTGTTGAGGCTGTAGAAGTGAATCTAAGCGCCAGATCCTGCGGAATCACCAGCGGTACTTTGCCCTCAGGTGTTCTGGAATCGGCCGGGCTGACATTAATGATGTTGCCATAGTCATTCTTGCGCTCTACTACCCCATCGGCTGGATCGGCGATCCCAAACAGCAGCTTGGTATCCGGATAATATTTGGCCGCGCCTGAAGTGGTATAGCCCTTCATAAGCGTTCCTTTGGGGAAGCTCAACTCCAGCCCCTTGTTAAATACGCTATACTTGGCTGCCGGCTTCAGAGCCATAAACTGCGTATCAATCTGTACAGCACTTGCATAATACACTGAAACGGTATCATTCAAGGTTTCCTTGTCGCGGATAATCTGAATCTTGATTGCAGTTGCCTTGTCGGCCTTCAGGCCAACATAGTCATACGTGAAGCGGTTCGGCAGGTCTGTACGTTTTACCGCTTCAAACTTGTCGATCATAACCTTCGTAGCACCTTCTGCTTCGATATCGAAGCGGACAAAGTTCTTGTTGACTACAATCTGGTCACCCACCGTCGCTACCGGAGAGAGGACCAGGTAAGGAGATACCTCGCGTACAATCTCCAGACGTTGTGTGGTCCGCGCCCCTGTTTTGTTGATCAATTCCAGCGTATAGACCTGGCTGCCGGGAGCATCAAATTTGAAATCGCGGATACGCAACAGAAAGTCCTTGGTATTGCCCACATAATCAAATATCTGTCCATTGGTTCCATAAGGCTTAGGTCCAATTCGTTTGAAACCGTCCTGAAGCATATCCGTTTCTCCAACCGAGCTGAAGACCAGATCAGAGCCGCGGTAGAGATTCAGAATGGTTGCGCCACCGCCGCGCAGCACCAGATCGTATTGTGCCTGGTTTGTAGTATATTTATCATCCTTATACACAAATTCAACAGGCAATGCCAGAATTTTGTTCCGTTCGGTCTCATTGGAGAGCGAATTATCAGTGAACAGAGGCCGGGAAGCGCCTAATGTAGGGTGAAACTGAGTGAGATTAGAAATGTTTGTATCGATAACATAAATGCGAATTTCCTTTTTGACTACTCTTTGATTGCCCCCATTGTCTTTGGAAATCCCGGTGAACACAATCTTATTCTCTCCATAGACAAGTGGACCCGTCTGGGTGATCCGAAGATCAAAGTTAAATTTTGGACTAGTTAATTCGAACCAATTCCGTTGACCGTTTGTGTCCGGTGGTAGCACATTGCTGTCTATACCGTTAATCTGCACCTGAGCATTCTCCAAGCCCTCAAATCCGATATATTCTCCGGTTACACTAATTTTATTATTCTCGTTGGAATTGAACTCAAAGGTCTGTCCATCCTGCAAGTTGGCTACATAGATATAGTTCTTGGATACATAAGAAACGTCAGCATTAAGAAACGACTGGGAGCCGGAATACTTAAACTGAACCTTCTGCTGCCCATTGGAAAAGCCAGTGATATGGTAGATATATTCATGAGTACCTAGATCTCCTACACCTGTTACCTGAGTTAACTTCAACGGATTGTTACTTAACGGAAGATAATTAGCCGTCAATGTCTTGGTTCCAGGATCTGTATTGGTCTTAACCAGAATATAGAAGTTGTCAGCTTCCATATTCTGACCACTCAGAGGCAGTTTAGAAATATCCTTAATCGATCCGCTACCAGGATAACCCTTAAGGTACAAAATATCAGTAATTACGGTTTCGTCCTTCAGATAATTATAGGAATACATCAGACCCATACTGTAGCTACCGTAATCGACAGACAGATTAAAGTCATTGCTCCCGGCCGCGATCACCAAATCATCTGAGGTGTTGAATTTCACCAGCCGGTAGGCAGGAGTAATGCCATCCGGTCCAGGAATAATTACTTCTGCATCTACATTAAGTGTTGCGATAGGGACAGGCGTTGAACTGCCTTTATTTATGGTAAGAACACCTTTGGAGGCAAATGTGTCTTTATTGTAGGGAACCAGAATTTCTCCCTTAAAGCCAGCTTTCGCTGCGGCCGCTGTCAAGGTAGGCGTTTTGTCCAGCAGATTGTACGCAACCCCGCCATGCATCAGGCTCAGGGCAGCAAATGGCTGGTCCTTGTCAAAGAAATATACCTCACGGTCAATAGTTATAGAATCGGAAGCGTTCTGAATAATAATTTTCAACGTGCTTAGCCCTGGATTTAAGGTCAGAGCAGGAGTGAAAAAAGTACCGTCTTCCAGCAGTGAGGTCTGCATGCCTGTTCCCCCATTAACGGATACGGTTACTCTTGTTGCATTGGCTACCTTACCCTGCAACGTAACCGAGGATACGGGAACTACAACCTGTGTGCCTTCATTGAGATCCAGGGCAGCCGGGCCGCCAAGTATCTGAAGCGAAGTTACATAAGGAACTCTGTCAAACAATACATAAAAGGATTCGGAACGCTGCAGATTACCCTGCATCCCAGAGAATGTTACTTTATTGAATCCGTTGTACAGAACTACTCCACTGGTCGTGAAGCGGTTGTCCGGGCTGTTAACATCGGTCTGCACCGAACCTGTGGTTAAGCGTGTAGGGTCAGTCTCCCACTTTGTGCCTTTCTGGGTTAGCTGTTCCACTGTAACCTTCATCGTCGAGGCCGTTACCTGCGCATACGTACCTGTAATGTTTAAAGTCTGACTGCTGGTCTTATAAACA
This window encodes:
- a CDS encoding S-layer homology domain-containing protein translates to MQRIKRPFVWLLLAAMIVSMFPGRYMPTAAAASTTYFSPDDLSLRNTVSLDPNITDSITRDHVYKTSSQTLNITGTYAQVTASTMKVTVEQLTQKGTKWETDPTRLTTGSVQTDVNSPDNRFTTSGVVLYNGFNKVTFSGMQGNLQRSESFYVLFDRVPYVTSLQILGGPAALDLNEGTQVVVPVSSVTLQGKVANATRVTVSVNGGTGMQTSLLEDGTFFTPALTLNPGLSTLKIIIQNASDSITIDREVYFFDKDQPFAALSLMHGGVAYNLLDKTPTLTAAAAKAGFKGEILVPYNKDTFASKGVLTINKGSSTPVPIATLNVDAEVIIPGPDGITPAYRLVKFNTSDDLVIAAGSNDFNLSVDYGSYSMGLMYSYNYLKDETVITDILYLKGYPGSGSIKDISKLPLSGQNMEADNFYILVKTNTDPGTKTLTANYLPLSNNPLKLTQVTGVGDLGTHEYIYHITGFSNGQQKVQFKYSGSQSFLNADVSYVSKNYIYVANLQDGQTFEFNSNENNKISVTGEYIGFEGLENAQVQINGIDSNVLPPDTNGQRNWFELTSPKFNFDLRITQTGPLVYGENKIVFTGISKDNGGNQRVVKKEIRIYVIDTNISNLTQFHPTLGASRPLFTDNSLSNETERNKILALPVEFVYKDDKYTTNQAQYDLVLRGGGATILNLYRGSDLVFSSVGETDMLQDGFKRIGPKPYGTNGQIFDYVGNTKDFLLRIRDFKFDAPGSQVYTLELINKTGARTTQRLEIVREVSPYLVLSPVATVGDQIVVNKNFVRFDIEAEGATKVMIDKFEAVKRTDLPNRFTYDYVGLKADKATAIKIQIIRDKETLNDTVSVYYASAVQIDTQFMALKPAAKYSVFNKGLELSFPKGTLMKGYTTSGAAKYYPDTKLLFGIADPADGVVERKNDYGNIINVSPADSRTPEGKVPLVIPQDLALRFTSTASTNNFTRVSDIYWLNGGLGEVGTKGTASYTPSTNGIAPYSIEGYFTQYNQARKIVPSQRGELTLTFNKSVVDEVGSTVTVFRYSDSGKWENVGGEVDTKKHTVTVPFDEFGYYTVMKMRRGFTDITNHPWARNVLNGLYSKGIMTNLRADAFGADDTTTRGEFATLLVKGLSIPLSYDANKQTFFDIVPEAVSTTWDFKHIETAARAGIVTGLSDGFFGPDQPLTREQAAVMIARALKLKMSTNDAKLVNSLAKSFTDSGKMDFYSRPAIEAVSKGKIMEGSASTITGQKKPVYSFNPKGKLTRAEAGKIAVELLKKNTSIFPKTFN